Part of the Stackebrandtia endophytica genome is shown below.
CTGGTACCGGCGTGAGCCAGTTCCCGGCCGCCGATGTGAATGCTCCCGCCGACCGTCGGCGCCAACGCCATGATGGCCTCGGCCAACTCGGTTTGACCGTTGCCCTGCACCCCGGCCACGCCGACGATCTCGCCGGCGTTGACGGTCAGGTTCAGGCCGTCGACCGCATGGAACCCACGCTCGTCGACAACGGTGAGGTCACGGATCTCCAGGGCGGGCTCCCCGGGGTCAGCGTCGGTCTTCTCCACCTGGAGTCGCACGTCACGGCCGACCATGAGAGCGGCCAGCTCGGACTCCGAGGCGCTCGGGTCGGCCTCCCCCACCACACGTCCGTGCCGGATCACGGTGATCCGGTCGGCGATCGCCTTGACCTCTTTCAGTTTGTGACTGATGAACACGATCGACTTGCCGTCGGCCCGCAGTTGCCGCATGATCTCGAGCAGTTCGTCGATCTCCTGCGGAGTCAACACCGCGGTGGGCTCGTCAAGGATCAGCAGTTCACAGTCGCTGATCAGGGCTTTGATGATCTCAACCCGCTGTTGCACACCGACGGGGATGTCCTCGACGAGGGCATCCGGGTCGACTTGCAGGCCATATTGTTCGGACACCGTACGAACCGCCTGACGGGCTTTACGGCGATCCAGCAGGCGAGTCCGTTCATTGGTCATCTCCCGCCCGAGGATGACGTTCTCGGCGACGGTGAACACCGGAACCAGCATGAAGTGCTGGTGGACCATGCCCAATCCGGCGTCCAGGGCGTCACCGGGGCTGTCGAATCGGTGGACGGTCTCCACCATGTCGCCAGACTCGTCGGGTCGCGAGATGACGATCTCGCCTTCGTCGGGCGTGAGTAGCCCGTACAACATGTTCATGAGCGTGGACTTGCCCGCGCCGTTCTCGCCCAACAGGGCGTGAATCTCGCCGGGTTCCACCGTGAGGTCGATGTGGTCATTGGCCACGAGGCTGCCGAACCTCTTGGTCAAGCCACGCAGTTGAAGTCTCAGCGTCGCGCTCCTTCGCGCCAATTGTTCTTCATCACACACGGGTGGCCCCTCCGCACGAGGGACCACCCGAGGTCACGCTGTGTCCGGCGAGCCTATCGACTGTGCCGGGGTTGTCGCGGGAAGTCCCGCGTTACTCCTTGGGCTGAGCGATCGACTCGATGGTGATGTCACCGGCGATGATCGCGGCCTTGACTTCTTCGATCTCAGCGGCCAGGTCGGCGTCGACGTCGGCACGGAGCGCGGCCAGCGAAACGCCGCCGTTCTCGAGGGTGCCGATGCTGTGGCCGTCCTTCGGGCCTCCGTCGCGAGCGGACAGGATCGCCGCGCTGACCGCGTCGGGGATGTTCTTCTCGGAGGTGGTGAGGAACTCCTCGCAGTACTCCGAAGCCGACTCGCAGCCGTCCAGGTCAACCCAGATGCTGCTCAGGCTGTCGTCGGTCTGCGTCACGGTCGGGGTTCCCAGACCGGTCTTGCCGGCGACCGGGAAGATCACGTCGGCGCCCTGCGAAACGAAGTTCTCGGTGAGGGACTTGCCCTTGGCGGCGTCCTCGAAGCTCTCGGCGAAGCTGCCGTCCTGAGACTTGTGGTTCCAGCCGAGCACCGCGACGTCGGCGTCGTTCTTCTCGTTGTAGTAATCGACGCCCTCGGCGAAGCCATCCATGAAGATGGTCACCGGCGGGATGTTCAGACCGCCGTAGGTGGCGACCTTTCCGGTCTCGCTGGTGCCCGCGGCCAGGTAACCGGCCAGGAACGACGACTGCGCCGCGTTGAACTCCATCGAGTACACGTTGGGCAGGTCGGACAGGTTGGCGTCGACGATCGCGAACCGCTGGTCCGGGTAGTCGGTCGCGACGGTGGTGAGCGCCTCGCCCATCAGACCACCGACGGCCACGATCAGGTCGCAGCCCTCGTTGATGAAGCCGACGAGGTTGGTCTCGTAGTCAGCCTCGGTCTGGGATTCCTTCACCGCGACCTCGACGGCCGGCTCGGCCTCGACGGCGGCGTTCATGCCCTGCCAGGCGGACGCGTTGAACGAACGGTCCTCCACGCCACCGGTGTCGGTGACCATGCAGGCCTTGAAATCCTTGGCGACGGCTTCGTTGCCGGAGTCGCTGTCGGGCGCCTCCCCGCATGCGGTGACGAACAGCGCCAGGCCGCACGTCACGCCGATTGCGGCCATTCTCTTCCCACGCATGCTGCGCAAGAGTGTCTCCTTCCAAGTGGCACGCTTGATGGCGGCCCGAGTGATCCGATGTCGCACACTAATACGTCAACCGCGGGTTGAGAAGGTATCGAAGCCAAGTTGTAGTCCGCTGTTACTGACCCGTAATACCTGGTGACGTATGGGAATTTAAACATGGCGAAGTTATGGAGCCGGTTGTGCCCGAAGCGCCCGGGGAGTACCGATTTGACGGGTCGACGGTTTCGGCGAACGGTGCCTGACGGCCGACGTGACCAGGGCCACCGCGACCACCGCACCGTTCGCCTTCGAGATGAGGCGGCTTCTACCAGAAGACGGCGACGCCCGCGGTGACGAGAATGGCACCGCCGATGGCGAGGAAGTGTCCCTGCGCCGAGGACTCGCGCTTCTTCAGGTAGGGCACCCAGACCATGATCGCGATCAGCAGGGCCAGCACACCCTTGACCACGAGCTTGGCACCGTCGGGCATCACGTCGCGCCCGAGCGGGGCCGACAGGAAGATTCCGGTCGCCAACTGAATGGCCGATCCCCACAGCATCGCGGGGTTGATCTTGAGCTTCTTGCTCAGGTAGGCGGTGAGCCATCCACCGATGAGCAGACCGAAGCCGATCAGGTGGATGTAACGCAATATCAAGTGAACCAGTTCCATGGGGCAGGAGTATGCCAGAGCTTCTACGACCTGTCGAAGTCAAGGCATGCCAACCGTTCGCGCCGACGGATTCGAGGGGTTCCCCGGGCGTGCCGATCCCGCTACACTCAAGTCGTCGAGCCAGGCCGACGCTGAAACCATGGGCTCCGTCGCGATGCCAACGCATCGCGCATCGGGTTTCGATCGTCTTGTGGCCGGTTCGATGGTGTTCACCGATACCGCAAGGAGCCGATCATGAAACTCGTCAACCGTTTGGCCGACCGCGCCCTGAACCGACTCGTCCCCGAGTCGCGGGCCGAAGCCGCTGCCTGCCCGGAGTACAAGTGCAGCGCCACCTGCTGGCGCATGTGCTGCCCAGGCAAGCCCTGCAGCCCGTGCTACTGCCTGTAGCGGGTTTCCCTCTCTTATCCGTTTCGACACGATGTCGATCGATTCAACACAGTGATCGATTCGACACGGTGTTGATCCGTGCGCGAAGGAGTGCGTCATGAAACTCATCAATCGATTCGCCGACCGCGTTCTCAACCGACTCGTCCCGGACACCCGCGCTGAAGCGAGCGACCCTCCTTGCCCGGAGTACAAGTGCAGCGCCACCTGCTGGCGTATGTGCTGCCCCGGCAAGCCCTGCAGCCCGTGCTACTGCCTGTAATTCCTCCCACGCGACGAACCTCCGGCTCGTCCACCGTCTGATTCTCACGGGCACCGATCCGTGAGCAGAGGAGTTCACCATGAAGATCATCAACCGTTTCGCCGACCGCGTTCTCAACCGACTCGTCCCGGAATCGCAGGCCCAAGCCGCCGCCTGCCCCCGGTACGAGTGCCTCACCGCCAACTGCTGGCGCTACTGCTGCCCGGGGAAGCCCTGCAGCGTGTGCATCTGCTGACCCGAACCGTTCGATAGCGCCGCGACCGACCCGTGGGCACACCCGCTCACGGGTCACCGGGTCGCCGAACGGATTCCGCCGAACAGGTGAAGAATCACGAAAGTCACCCACCGATCACCGCTATGAGTCACCATGCGACACCCCTGAGTGACGAATGCCGGTGTGGCATCAGGAATCAACCGAGAATCACCGACCAGTTTTGTGATACTTGTCGACTAAGACGATCGTCGATGGCTACCATCTATTGCGTGAGGGGGAGCGCGCGGACACAGTGTCACGCGCCTCGGTCGCGTCGTGATTTCGTGTCCCGAAGCTTGACCGTGGTGCGGATAGTATTGGGCGCCTTGATAATCGCGGCACTGGCCATTCCCGCCACAATGGATACTGCCAGAGATCGACCGCCCGCGATGCAACTGGTCGACGAAAGTCGCGACGACTACTTCTCACCGTCCCCGGGAACCCCCAGCCCGTCGCCGTCCACACCCGACCAGTCGCCGTCGCCCAGTCCGGGCGACACCGAACCCGGGGAGGCCCCGGGTGACGAGAAGACCGACAACGCGACCGGACTGGCGGCCATGCCCATCGCCGCCCAAGCCGGACTATCACTGGGCGTCATCCTGCTGGCCGCCATCGCGCTGTTGCCCGGCCGGCGGCCTCCCGCCCACCTTCGCGCGTAACGCTGTTTCGTGGGGCAGCCCCACTCTCTTAAACCGGATCGAAGAGCCACCCGGGGGCAGATTCCACCACTGAACCGCGAAGCCAAACACCAAAAACACAAACCCGCACACCACCCGGCCAGGACGCAAATCTCCCTGCCCCACGAAGCAACCCCACTCTGTGGACCGATGGGGAGGAGCCCACCGGGAACCGGTGAAACCACACCGGGGATGAGCGCATAACGCCCCCGGTTGACGAGAGCGTTCACCGGTCACCGCGTTTCCCGACCCGGCCCGGGTGCCACCGGCACGGAGGCCGATATGGAGCTACACACAGTAGATGGAAGTGAGCTCACGAGAAAAAGGACGACCGGGCTTCCGGTCGTCCTCTGCGGGGTTCGCGCCCGGCACCGGGTGCGTCAGTCCAGCCCGAGAATGCCCCGCGACTCGTGATAGATGCGCACGATCTCCGGGCGGACCTCGGCGCGTTCACTCAGCGGGCGTGACCAGGTTATCCGCAGTGGAGTCTCCACGCCATGGACCGTCGTGGTGAACTCCGCGCCGGTTCCGTCGAAAGTGTCCATGCGGGCGGCCGTCGCCGAGGTGTGGCCGCCCACCCCCTGACAGATCACCAGGGTGTCGGCGTGGTGATCCTCGTTCATGTGCTTCGTGATCGCCGCGATCACGGTGTCCTGAAACGGGTTCACACCGACCTCCGCATCCGGGTGCCCAATTCGGAGAGCACCGCACCGTTGAAATCGTAGGCGCCCAGCACCTCGGCGATGACCCGATCACGTTCATCACCGGTGAAGCCGGCCGAATCCAACCGGGACCGATACTCGTCCTTGAACGCCGTGGCGTCGGGAATCGAATCGAACACGTAGAAACTGACACCGGGCCCGTCGGCGAAGCCGTAGGTGTCGTTGGCGGCGGCCCGAAACGCCTGGCCACCCGACAGATCTCCCAGGTAGCGCGTGTAGTGGTGTGCGATGAACCCGCCGGCCCAGTCGAAGCAGACCTCCCGCATCCGGTCCAGATAACGTCGCGTCGCCGGGATGGGCTCCACCCGATCCCGCCAGTCCGGTCCGATGAGCAACGCCAGGTCGGCTTCGAAAGCGGCGGCACGGCCCAGTTCTGGGAAGTTGAACCGTCCGGCGACCGGGTGATCGCGCAGCGCCTCCTGAGCCTCGTCGAGGAGGCGATAGACGAAGTACTGCTGCGCGTGAAGAGCCGTGTAGTCGTCGAGGTGCAGGTCACCGGACAGCAGTGCACCGAGCAGGTCGGTCTCGTCCGAGGTGGTCTCATCCGGATCGGCGGCTTGGCTGATGCCTTCGTGGCGTGCCCAGGTCGCTTGCCGAAGCGCGACCGAGAACGGGGTCGGTGGTGCGTCGAGAGTCATGGGGACCGCTCCTGGCCATTGGGGGTGATGGGCGACGGGAACCACTACGTCCCGCCGAAACTGAGGTTAGCCTAACTTAAGATCACGGTCGGCGGCGTGGCAAAACGATCAGATCTTCAGTATGTGGATGCCGCAGCACCTCGACCGGTTGCCGGTACACCCTGGTCAACAACTCCTCGTCGAACACCTCGACGGGACCGCCGCACGCCTCCAGCCGTCCTTGATGGAGGATGGCTACCCGGTCGCAGTGCGCCGCCGCCAACCCCAGGTCGTGCAGCACCACGACCACCGCGACGCCTTGGGCCGCGCGTTCCCGACACAACCGCAGCACCAACTCCTGATGCCGCAGGTCCAGGGCCGCCGTCGGTTCGTCCAACAGCAACAACCCGGTGTCCTGCGCGAGAACCCGCGCCAACGCCACCCGAGCCCGCTCACCACCCGACAACGCCGGGAACGGCCGTTCGGCGAACTCGGTGACCTCGCAGGCGCTCATCACCTCGGCGATGATCCGGTCGTCCTCGGCCTCGCGGGCGGTACCCGCCCACGGCGCCCGGCCCATCGCGACGACCTCGGACACCCGAAACGGGAACGCCAGCGACGCCGACTGGGGCAACACCGCCCGACGAAGCGCCAGATCCGGTGCGTCCCAGGAGGACAACGGTCGACCGTGCAGTTCGACATCGCCGCCGGTGGGAGTCTGATCGGCGGCCAGCACCGCCAACAGGGTGGATTTCCCGGCACCGTTGGGACCCACCAGCGCCAAGACCTCACCGGCGACCGCGGTCAGACTGACCTCCCCGACCACCTGGTGGCCGCCCAACTGGGCACAGACCTCGAAGGTCTCGGCGACGACCTCTCCCCCGGTGACGGGACTCGGTAGTGGACGGTCACGTCGTGACAGACCGATCATGCCCAGCCTCCTTGCTTTCGGCGGGTTCGGCGCAGCAGCCAGAAGAAGAACGGGCTGCCCACCAGGGCGGTGAGGACGCCCAGCGGCAGTTCCGCGGGGGCGGCGACGGTGCGCGCGGTGAGATCGGCGGTCGCCAGGATCAACGCACCGCCCAGAGCGCTTCCACCGATGAGGAATCGGTGTCCCGGCCCGGCCGCCATGCGCAGCAGATGCGGGATGACCAGGCCGACGAAACCGATGATGCCCGACACCGCGACGGCGGCGGCGGTCAGAATCGCCACGACCAGGATCAGCACCATGCGCATCCGCTCCACGTCGACGCCGAGGTGGCGTGCCGGGCGCTCGCCCAACGACAGCAGGTCGAGGCGACGTGCGTATCGCGGCGCCAGGGCCAATCCCACCACCGCGAACGGCAGAATCGCCATGACCTTCTGCCAGGTGGCCTGCGACAGCGACCCCAACTGCCAGAACGTGATCGCGGTGAGCTGACTGTTGTCGGCGACGAAGATGAACAGACCGATGACGGCGCCGCCGAACGCGTTGACCGCGATACCGGTGAGGATCAGGGTGATCACCTCGGTACGACGTCCCTGCCGCGACAGGGTGTACACGATGAACACGGTGATCAGTCCGCTGATGAAGGCGAAGACGGTGACAGTCCAGTTCCCGAAGACGTTGACACCGAAGGCGATGGCGCAGACCGCGCCGATCGCCGCGCCGGAGGAGATCCCGATGACGCCGGGTTCGGCCAGCGGGTTGCCGAACACGCCCTGCATGACCGCGCCCGCGCATCCCAGGCAGGCGCCGACCACGATGGCCAACACCACCCGGGGGAATCGGATGTCCCACAGAACGCTTTCGGCCACCCGTTCCAAAGTGTGGCCGCCGAGGCCGACTCGATTTCCCAGTGACGCGAGGATGTCGCCGACCGGGATCGGGTAGGCGCCGTGACCGGCCGAGATCAGGGACACCGAGACCAGTGCGGCCAGCATCAACACCGTCAACAGGGTCGCCCGTGCGACGTGGACTCGGCCGACCCGTCCGATCCCGTCCGTTGATTCGACGCGGTCATCGGTCGTGGTCACGACTGCGCCGATCGATAGATCTGGTCGACGAGGCTGGCCAGCACCTGATCGGTGCGGGGCCCGTAGTTGAGGATGATGCCGTCATCGATCCACACGACCCGTCGGTCGAGCCCGGCCGGGGTCTGTGCGATCCCCGGCAGTTCGAGGAGGCCGTCGATTCCGCCGACGGATTCCAGTCCCTTGGTCATGACCAGGATGACGTCGGGTGCCGCAGCGGCCATCGCCTCGCTGGTGATCGGGGTGAAGTCGGCGTCGAAACCGGCTTCCTTTCCGGCGTCGACGGCACCGGCGGCCTCGATCAGTCCACTGGCGCCGGAGCGCTCGCCACCGATCAGGTAGA
Proteins encoded:
- a CDS encoding ABC transporter ATP-binding protein; protein product: MRLQLRGLTKRFGSLVANDHIDLTVEPGEIHALLGENGAGKSTLMNMLYGLLTPDEGEIVISRPDESGDMVETVHRFDSPGDALDAGLGMVHQHFMLVPVFTVAENVILGREMTNERTRLLDRRKARQAVRTVSEQYGLQVDPDALVEDIPVGVQQRVEIIKALISDCELLILDEPTAVLTPQEIDELLEIMRQLRADGKSIVFISHKLKEVKAIADRITVIRHGRVVGEADPSASESELAALMVGRDVRLQVEKTDADPGEPALEIRDLTVVDERGFHAVDGLNLTVNAGEIVGVAGVQGNGQTELAEAIMALAPTVGGSIHIGGRELAHAGTSRIIEAGVGYIPEDRSLDGVVKEFSIEENLILNRYNRPPYARAGVLNAVEISRQAAANIETFDVRTPSASTPVGSLSGGNQQKVIVAREFSRPLKLLIAAQPTRGVDVGAMEFIHSRIVAERDAGAGVLVISSELDEVLSLSDRVAVMYDGKIVAEVSPDTPRDEIGRLMAGATVQAEEPVQTEESDGD
- a CDS encoding BMP family lipoprotein, yielding MRGKRMAAIGVTCGLALFVTACGEAPDSDSGNEAVAKDFKACMVTDTGGVEDRSFNASAWQGMNAAVEAEPAVEVAVKESQTEADYETNLVGFINEGCDLIVAVGGLMGEALTTVATDYPDQRFAIVDANLSDLPNVYSMEFNAAQSSFLAGYLAAGTSETGKVATYGGLNIPPVTIFMDGFAEGVDYYNEKNDADVAVLGWNHKSQDGSFAESFEDAAKGKSLTENFVSQGADVIFPVAGKTGLGTPTVTQTDDSLSSIWVDLDGCESASEYCEEFLTTSEKNIPDAVSAAILSARDGGPKDGHSIGTLENGGVSLAALRADVDADLAAEIEEVKAAIIAGDITIESIAQPKE
- a CDS encoding DUF2470 domain-containing protein, producing the protein MNPFQDTVIAAITKHMNEDHHADTLVICQGVGGHTSATAARMDTFDGTGAEFTTTVHGVETPLRITWSRPLSERAEVRPEIVRIYHESRGILGLD
- a CDS encoding heme oxygenase (biliverdin-producing), which gives rise to MTLDAPPTPFSVALRQATWARHEGISQAADPDETTSDETDLLGALLSGDLHLDDYTALHAQQYFVYRLLDEAQEALRDHPVAGRFNFPELGRAAAFEADLALLIGPDWRDRVEPIPATRRYLDRMREVCFDWAGGFIAHHYTRYLGDLSGGQAFRAAANDTYGFADGPGVSFYVFDSIPDATAFKDEYRSRLDSAGFTGDERDRVIAEVLGAYDFNGAVLSELGTRMRRSV
- a CDS encoding heme ABC transporter ATP-binding protein encodes the protein MIGLSRRDRPLPSPVTGGEVVAETFEVCAQLGGHQVVGEVSLTAVAGEVLALVGPNGAGKSTLLAVLAADQTPTGGDVELHGRPLSSWDAPDLALRRAVLPQSASLAFPFRVSEVVAMGRAPWAGTAREAEDDRIIAEVMSACEVTEFAERPFPALSGGERARVALARVLAQDTGLLLLDEPTAALDLRHQELVLRLCRERAAQGVAVVVVLHDLGLAAAHCDRVAILHQGRLEACGGPVEVFDEELLTRVYRQPVEVLRHPHTEDLIVLPRRRP
- a CDS encoding iron ABC transporter permease is translated as MGRVGRVHVARATLLTVLMLAALVSVSLISAGHGAYPIPVGDILASLGNRVGLGGHTLERVAESVLWDIRFPRVVLAIVVGACLGCAGAVMQGVFGNPLAEPGVIGISSGAAIGAVCAIAFGVNVFGNWTVTVFAFISGLITVFIVYTLSRQGRRTEVITLILTGIAVNAFGGAVIGLFIFVADNSQLTAITFWQLGSLSQATWQKVMAILPFAVVGLALAPRYARRLDLLSLGERPARHLGVDVERMRMVLILVVAILTAAAVAVSGIIGFVGLVIPHLLRMAAGPGHRFLIGGSALGGALILATADLTARTVAAPAELPLGVLTALVGSPFFFWLLRRTRRKQGGWA